One window from the genome of Pseudonocardia hierapolitana encodes:
- a CDS encoding acetyl/propionyl/methylcrotonyl-CoA carboxylase subunit alpha, which translates to MPRLSKVLVANRGEIAVRVVRACRDAGIASVAVYADPDRDAPFVRLADEAFALGGNTAAESYLDFDKVIGAARQAGADGIHPGYGFLSENADFAQAVIDAGITWIGPTPQAIRDLGDKVTARHIATRAGAPLVPGTPDPVSGPEEVEAFAEQHGLPIAIKAAFGGGGRGMKVAREKKEIRELYESAVREAVAAFGRGECFVERYLDKPRHVEAQVLADTHGNVIVVGTRDCSLQRRFQKLVEEAPAPFLTGEQRATIHEAAKAICKEAGYHGAGTVEFLVGQDGLISFLEVNTRLQVEHPVSEETSGLDLVREQFRIAEGEVLNLLEDPEPRGHSIEFRINGEDAGRNFLPAPGTVTALTLPSGPGVRVDAGVEAGSVIGGQFDSLLAKLIVTGSDRAQALERSRRALAEFQVEGMATVLPFHRLVVDDPAFAENFTVHTRWIETEWNNTVEPFTSGEGADTDESPRQTVVVEVGGRRLEVSLPGDLTIGGGAGAGPAAAAKAPPRKRGSGKGGSAVSGDAVTAPMQGTIIKVAVSDGDTVSAGDLVVVLEAMKMENPVTAHKAGTITGMSAVQGSSVSQGTVICEIKD; encoded by the coding sequence GTGCCGCGCTTGAGCAAGGTCCTCGTCGCCAACCGCGGGGAGATCGCAGTCCGGGTCGTCCGGGCCTGTCGCGACGCCGGGATCGCCAGCGTCGCCGTGTACGCGGACCCGGACCGCGATGCACCGTTCGTGCGGCTGGCCGACGAGGCGTTCGCGCTGGGCGGCAACACGGCGGCCGAGTCCTACCTCGACTTCGACAAGGTGATCGGGGCGGCCCGGCAGGCCGGCGCCGACGGGATCCACCCCGGCTACGGATTCTTGAGTGAGAACGCCGACTTCGCCCAGGCCGTGATCGACGCCGGCATCACGTGGATCGGCCCGACGCCGCAGGCCATCCGCGACCTCGGCGACAAGGTCACCGCCCGCCACATCGCAACGCGCGCGGGTGCTCCGCTCGTTCCCGGCACCCCGGACCCCGTCTCGGGGCCGGAGGAGGTGGAGGCGTTCGCCGAGCAGCACGGCCTCCCGATCGCGATCAAGGCCGCATTCGGCGGCGGCGGGCGCGGCATGAAGGTCGCGCGGGAGAAGAAGGAGATCCGCGAGCTCTACGAGTCGGCGGTCCGTGAGGCGGTGGCCGCGTTCGGGCGCGGTGAGTGCTTCGTCGAGCGCTACCTCGACAAGCCGCGCCACGTCGAGGCGCAGGTGCTCGCCGACACGCACGGCAACGTCATCGTCGTCGGCACTCGCGACTGCTCGCTGCAGCGGCGGTTCCAGAAGCTCGTGGAGGAGGCGCCCGCCCCGTTCCTCACCGGCGAGCAGCGCGCCACGATCCACGAGGCCGCCAAGGCGATCTGCAAGGAGGCCGGCTACCACGGCGCAGGCACCGTCGAGTTCCTGGTCGGGCAGGACGGGCTCATCTCGTTCCTGGAGGTCAACACCCGGCTGCAGGTCGAACACCCGGTGTCGGAGGAGACCTCGGGGCTCGACCTGGTGCGCGAGCAGTTCCGCATCGCCGAGGGCGAAGTGCTCAACCTGCTCGAGGACCCGGAGCCGCGCGGGCACTCGATCGAGTTCCGGATCAACGGCGAGGACGCGGGGCGCAACTTCCTGCCTGCCCCCGGCACGGTCACCGCGCTCACGTTGCCGTCCGGGCCGGGGGTGCGGGTCGACGCGGGCGTCGAGGCCGGTTCCGTCATCGGCGGACAGTTCGACTCGCTGCTCGCCAAGCTGATCGTCACCGGCTCCGACCGCGCCCAGGCCCTCGAACGCTCGCGGCGGGCGCTCGCCGAGTTCCAGGTCGAGGGCATGGCCACGGTGCTGCCGTTCCACCGGCTCGTCGTCGACGACCCGGCGTTCGCCGAGAACTTCACCGTCCACACGCGGTGGATCGAGACCGAGTGGAACAACACCGTCGAGCCGTTCACCAGCGGCGAGGGCGCTGACACCGACGAGTCCCCGCGCCAGACGGTGGTGGTCGAGGTGGGCGGGCGGCGCCTCGAGGTGTCACTGCCCGGCGACCTGACCATCGGCGGTGGCGCCGGTGCAGGCCCGGCCGCCGCGGCCAAGGCCCCTCCGCGGAAGCGGGGCAGCGGCAAGGGCGGCTCAGCGGTGTCCGGCGACGCCGTCACCGCACCGATGCAGGGCACGATCATCAAGGTCGCCGTGTCCGACGGCGACACCGTCTCCGCAGGCGACCTCGTCGTCGTCCTCGAGGCGATGAAGATGGAGAACCCCGTCACGGCGCACAAGGCCGGCACGATCACCGGCATGTCCGCGGTGCAGGGCAGCTCGGTGTCCCAGGGCACCGTCATCTGCGAGATCAAGGACTGA